The Hahella sp. HNIBRBA332 genome window below encodes:
- a CDS encoding class I SAM-dependent methyltransferase, with amino-acid sequence MDKQQLTQLFDQQAPNYDTQWRRMSPINNGLYFFMETILGVLPEKAHLLCVGAGTGKELLHLARHFPEWRFTAVEPSGEMLNQCRKAVELAGFTSRCDFYQGYVETLPSEEKFDGATSLLVSQFVLDQQTRSEFFRHIADRLKPGGLLVSADLVADTHSEIYEEQLNLWLRLMANAAVSQEDIQRMKAAYSQDVAVLPTGTVAAIIKAGGFTTPIPFYQAGLIGAFFAHSA; translated from the coding sequence ATGGATAAACAGCAACTGACACAACTATTCGACCAACAGGCGCCAAACTACGACACGCAGTGGCGACGAATGTCTCCAATTAATAATGGGCTGTATTTCTTCATGGAGACTATTCTTGGCGTCCTGCCAGAAAAAGCCCATCTACTGTGCGTGGGCGCCGGCACGGGTAAAGAACTGCTGCACTTAGCCCGGCACTTTCCTGAATGGCGTTTTACCGCCGTCGAACCGTCTGGCGAAATGCTGAATCAGTGCCGCAAAGCCGTTGAGCTGGCGGGGTTTACATCCAGGTGCGACTTTTATCAGGGCTATGTGGAGACACTTCCCAGTGAAGAGAAGTTTGATGGCGCCACCAGTCTGCTGGTTTCCCAATTCGTACTGGATCAACAGACCCGTAGTGAGTTTTTCCGCCATATCGCCGACAGACTAAAACCTGGAGGGCTTCTCGTTAGCGCAGATTTAGTCGCTGATACCCACAGCGAAATCTACGAGGAACAGTTAAATTTGTGGTTGCGACTGATGGCGAACGCAGCGGTATCGCAAGAGGATATTCAGCGGATGAAAGCCGCCTATAGTCAGGATGTCGCCGTACTGCCGACAGGCACAGTCGCGGCCATCATCAAAGCGGGTGGTTTTACGACGCCCATTCCCTTTTATCAGGCCGGCCTTATTGGCGCGTTCTTCGCACATAGCGCGTGA
- a CDS encoding glutamine amidotransferase: protein MKALGDMETGKLLIALCGDTHPAILEEFGNFDSWFIDVFDKMGISTHLWNTHMYHDAPEGNFIGCVVTGSPAMVTDRAQWSEDLGRWMRLAIEQGLPLLGVCYGHQLLADALGGAVDYQSDGREIGSLLITNHASDGDDYIFSRLPHTFHAHLTHAQSVLTLPEGAVNLASSGRVKHQAFRYGDRAWGVQFHPEFTCPIMSAYLSVYRDQIPAAQRLQLEAHLQDCFDAQRVLEIFAEGCLRGFA from the coding sequence ATGAAGGCGTTGGGTGATATGGAAACAGGAAAACTGCTGATCGCGCTCTGCGGGGATACGCATCCGGCGATCCTTGAAGAGTTCGGTAATTTTGATAGTTGGTTTATTGATGTTTTCGACAAAATGGGGATCTCTACTCATTTGTGGAATACCCATATGTACCACGATGCGCCGGAAGGAAATTTTATTGGTTGCGTCGTTACTGGTTCACCGGCGATGGTAACGGACCGGGCGCAGTGGTCGGAAGATCTGGGACGCTGGATGCGATTGGCGATAGAGCAAGGTCTACCGCTGTTGGGAGTCTGCTACGGTCACCAGTTATTGGCTGACGCCTTGGGCGGCGCGGTGGACTATCAATCTGACGGACGTGAAATCGGTTCCCTGCTGATCACCAACCATGCTTCTGACGGTGATGATTATATCTTTTCGCGCTTGCCTCACACCTTTCATGCTCATCTGACCCACGCTCAGTCTGTGTTAACCCTGCCGGAAGGGGCGGTGAATCTGGCCAGCAGCGGGCGGGTGAAGCATCAGGCGTTCCGCTATGGCGATCGCGCCTGGGGCGTGCAGTTCCACCCTGAATTTACCTGTCCCATCATGTCCGCTTATTTATCGGTATACCGCGATCAGATTCCAGCCGCGCAGCGGTTGCAACTGGAGGCGCACTTACAGGATTGTTTTGACGCGCAGAGAGTCCTGGAGATCTTTGCGGAAGGGTGCTTGCGCGGTTTCGCGTAG
- a CDS encoding macro domain-containing protein: protein MKTVEGDLLALAQAGYFDVIIHGCNCQCQMGRGIALTIKNTFPDAYKADLKTEKGARDKLGTYSCAEITSSDTSFTIVNAYTQFHWRGAGDLADYEAIRSVMRKIKTDFSGKRIGYPLIGAGLAGGNWERIAAIINEELQGEDHTLVKWNGASA, encoded by the coding sequence ATGAAAACAGTAGAAGGCGATTTACTGGCGCTGGCGCAAGCTGGTTACTTTGATGTCATTATCCATGGCTGCAATTGCCAGTGCCAGATGGGACGTGGGATCGCTTTGACGATCAAAAATACGTTTCCGGATGCTTACAAAGCGGATTTAAAAACGGAAAAAGGCGCTCGGGACAAGCTGGGGACTTACTCCTGCGCCGAGATCACCAGCAGCGATACATCCTTCACGATTGTTAACGCCTATACCCAGTTCCACTGGCGTGGCGCTGGCGACTTGGCGGACTATGAGGCGATTCGCTCTGTCATGAGAAAGATCAAGACTGACTTCTCCGGCAAACGCATCGGCTATCCATTGATTGGCGCAGGCCTGGCGGGTGGGAACTGGGAGCGGATAGCCGCCATTATAAACGAGGAGCTACAAGGCGAAGACCACACATTGGTTAAATGGAACGGCGCTTCCGCCTAG
- a CDS encoding DUF6500 family protein produces the protein MRESLRKKIIDVCDQKIAAKGVNVGVSFYAFFVNKNDDPELLMEAAEWWILTNKLDHFEKAVKIKELVQQGA, from the coding sequence ATGAGAGAAAGTTTGAGGAAGAAGATCATTGATGTCTGTGATCAGAAAATTGCGGCTAAAGGCGTCAATGTCGGTGTGTCGTTTTATGCTTTTTTCGTCAATAAAAATGATGACCCTGAGTTGTTAATGGAAGCCGCTGAATGGTGGATTTTAACCAATAAACTGGACCACTTCGAAAAGGCGGTAAAGATAAAGGAACTGGTTCAACAGGGGGCATGA
- a CDS encoding DUF6231 family protein: protein MANSPNDLLFDWLTVMSPTCVLNIGPAQPPALRRYCRDDQIKVICASTPAEVAAVDHQPEAAIISEAVEKLSLQTGQALLAAPRNLLIPNVLATIDHNQSPEWDFNHLIALGFRRLAMFTDHDRALAIYAYSLTDYNPKRAWNNAENWANPEMFGKYWW from the coding sequence GTGGCCAATTCGCCAAACGACCTGCTATTCGACTGGCTGACCGTCATGTCCCCGACTTGCGTTCTGAACATCGGCCCGGCGCAACCGCCCGCTTTGCGCAGATACTGCCGTGACGATCAGATAAAGGTGATCTGCGCTTCCACGCCTGCAGAGGTTGCGGCGGTCGACCACCAACCTGAAGCGGCGATTATCAGCGAGGCGGTGGAGAAACTTTCCTTGCAAACTGGACAAGCGTTGCTGGCGGCGCCGCGCAACTTGTTGATCCCCAATGTGCTGGCGACCATAGATCATAATCAGTCGCCTGAATGGGACTTTAATCACTTGATCGCACTGGGGTTTCGCCGACTGGCGATGTTTACGGATCATGATCGGGCGCTGGCGATCTACGCTTATTCCCTCACCGATTACAACCCCAAACGGGCCTGGAACAATGCGGAAAATTGGGCGAACCCGGAGATGTTCGGTAAGTATTGGTGGTAA
- a CDS encoding cupin domain-containing protein yields the protein MKHEDRQPIFIASGQGRSYSMGPISAIFKADGEESAGAYSISEWWLEPCSKGPGAHSHNEDDIFFVIEGTMSFLIGEAWTEAPKGSFVLAPSGVTHDFENRSAFRAGVLNISTPGNFEQHMPQIVSWFEQHPPGKEIKV from the coding sequence ATGAAACACGAAGATCGACAGCCTATATTCATAGCGTCAGGCCAAGGTCGTTCATACTCTATGGGGCCTATTTCAGCCATATTCAAAGCGGATGGCGAGGAGTCTGCTGGAGCTTATTCAATTTCCGAATGGTGGTTAGAGCCATGCTCAAAAGGACCGGGGGCTCATAGCCACAATGAAGATGACATATTTTTTGTTATAGAAGGAACAATGAGCTTTCTCATTGGCGAAGCATGGACGGAAGCGCCAAAAGGCAGTTTTGTTCTCGCCCCCAGTGGCGTCACTCACGACTTTGAGAATCGAAGCGCGTTCCGCGCAGGCGTTTTAAACATATCAACCCCAGGCAACTTCGAACAGCATATGCCTCAAATTGTCTCCTGGTTTGAGCAACACCCTCCGGGTAAAGAGATCAAGGTATGA
- the ureG gene encoding urease accessory protein UreG — protein MSTQTLRVGIGGPVGSGKTALVARLCQELRERFNIAVVTNDIYTEEDAQFLIRNQALTEDRIIGVETGGCPHTAIREDASMNLAAIDTLTARHPGLDLVLVESGGDNLSATFSPELSDLTLYVIDVSAGDKIPRKGGPGITKSDLLVINKTDLAPIVGASLEVMDRDARKMRGDKPFIFSNMKTGEGLQDIISFIIDQGMLQAA, from the coding sequence ATGAGCACACAAACTTTGCGCGTCGGCATCGGCGGCCCGGTGGGTTCCGGCAAAACTGCGCTGGTGGCCCGTCTGTGTCAGGAACTGCGGGAACGCTTTAATATCGCCGTGGTCACCAACGATATCTATACGGAAGAAGACGCCCAGTTCCTGATCCGCAATCAGGCGCTCACTGAAGACCGCATTATTGGCGTAGAAACCGGCGGCTGCCCCCATACCGCCATTCGGGAGGACGCCTCCATGAACCTCGCCGCCATCGACACGCTGACAGCGCGCCATCCCGGACTCGATCTGGTGCTGGTGGAAAGCGGCGGCGACAACCTGAGCGCCACGTTCAGCCCGGAGCTGTCCGACCTTACCCTGTATGTCATCGATGTTTCCGCCGGCGACAAGATTCCCCGCAAAGGCGGTCCCGGCATCACCAAGTCCGACCTGTTGGTCATCAACAAGACCGATCTGGCGCCAATCGTGGGAGCCTCATTGGAGGTCATGGATCGCGACGCCAGGAAAATGCGCGGTGACAAACCCTTTATTTTCAGTAATATGAAGACCGGCGAAGGCCTGCAGGACATAATCAGTTTTATTATTGACCAAGGTATGCTGCAAGCGGCTTAG
- a CDS encoding Rrf2 family transcriptional regulator translates to MRKDSRLSRVLHVLIHLAASDKPMTSGQIAEMLSTNPVVVRRTMGMLRVQGYVDSAKGHSGGWTLIKPLNEITLLDVHNALGEPTLFTLGLTDEHSNCFIERAINEALKTAMDDAEKKLLSRFGEITLDALAKRS, encoded by the coding sequence ATGAGAAAAGACAGTCGATTATCCCGAGTGTTGCACGTGCTGATTCACCTGGCCGCCAGCGACAAACCTATGACTTCAGGGCAGATTGCTGAGATGCTGTCGACCAACCCAGTCGTGGTGCGCCGCACCATGGGCATGTTGCGAGTGCAGGGATATGTTGATTCCGCCAAAGGCCACAGCGGCGGCTGGACGTTGATAAAACCGCTGAACGAAATCACCTTACTTGACGTGCATAATGCGCTTGGCGAGCCGACCCTGTTTACGTTGGGTCTCACCGACGAACACTCAAATTGCTTTATTGAAAGGGCGATCAATGAAGCGCTAAAAACCGCCATGGACGACGCGGAAAAGAAACTACTGAGTCGATTTGGCGAGATTACGCTGGATGCCCTGGCGAAACGTTCTTGA
- a CDS encoding acylphosphatase, translating to MKVQDKQHIRAWVSGKVQGVWYRNSTRQVAERLQVHGYAKNLPDGRVEVLAYGDAKAVSQLIDWLHDGPEAAIVTEVKTEQVEGEATPLGFEVC from the coding sequence ATGAAAGTGCAGGATAAACAACACATCCGCGCCTGGGTCAGCGGCAAAGTCCAGGGGGTCTGGTATCGCAACTCCACCCGCCAGGTCGCCGAGCGCCTCCAGGTACACGGCTACGCCAAAAACCTGCCAGACGGCCGGGTCGAAGTACTCGCCTACGGCGACGCCAAAGCCGTCAGCCAACTCATAGACTGGCTCCACGACGGCCCCGAAGCCGCCATCGTCACAGAAGTCAAAACTGAACAGGTGGAAGGCGAAGCGACGCCGTTGGGGTTTGAGGTGTGTTAG
- a CDS encoding serine protease produces MRKRLLLSKLTAHLAIVSACILTTTLVASCTSTSKSVAGRSNGPERSLVDDFDYIVPILDEDHFRICTGLILKHGLVVTAKHCFRDDSKKGNYYLAYSEDGSINQNDLYIPVASFEYDSAVEGINDLAVVHYDPGYTEGKLALKDIHLNFGPAPEAGAPLFSVGYPIVKTQSTLRVSSAKCQRKHRSGRLLSSPKSPGYDGVLFDTDCPAFWGNSGAPVFNARYDDLGNVELISLEGVITHTFDLVSNGDLDYRKMKHDAFGPYMTSNYSPLGQSVRLKEILKAL; encoded by the coding sequence ATGCGTAAACGCCTACTCCTATCAAAATTAACAGCCCACTTAGCCATAGTGAGCGCCTGCATACTCACTACGACACTAGTTGCTTCCTGCACGTCTACGAGCAAAAGCGTTGCTGGGCGATCCAACGGTCCGGAAAGAAGTCTGGTTGATGACTTTGACTATATCGTTCCGATTTTGGATGAGGATCATTTCCGCATCTGCACGGGCCTTATTCTGAAACACGGACTGGTGGTTACCGCCAAGCACTGTTTTCGGGACGACTCCAAGAAAGGCAATTATTATCTCGCCTACTCTGAGGACGGCTCGATTAATCAAAACGATCTTTATATCCCCGTCGCCTCGTTCGAATATGACAGTGCGGTTGAAGGTATCAACGATCTGGCGGTCGTGCATTATGACCCTGGTTATACCGAGGGGAAGCTGGCGCTTAAGGATATCCATCTAAACTTCGGTCCAGCTCCAGAAGCAGGCGCGCCGCTGTTTTCAGTCGGCTATCCCATTGTTAAAACGCAGAGTACCTTGAGGGTCAGCTCCGCCAAATGTCAGCGCAAGCATCGATCAGGAAGGCTATTGTCCTCGCCCAAATCTCCAGGGTACGACGGCGTGTTGTTCGATACGGACTGTCCCGCCTTCTGGGGGAATTCCGGCGCGCCGGTCTTCAACGCCCGCTACGATGATCTGGGTAATGTGGAGTTAATATCGCTGGAAGGCGTTATCACGCATACCTTTGATCTGGTTAGTAATGGGGATCTTGATTATCGAAAAATGAAACACGACGCTTTCGGCCCATATATGACGTCGAATTATTCGCCGCTTGGTCAGTCCGTACGCCTAAAGGAAATATTGAAGGCTCTATAA
- a CDS encoding HupE/UreJ family protein, with translation MRFTKAQFLLLTAGLGASMAAVAHPGHGVVGGFFSGLTHPMFGLDHLVAMLGVGFLAWKTGQKARLLLAFLGAMLTGGLLAASSVSLPIPEAMITASLFVLGAALLVAGNSRMLTLAAAPLVALFAIFHGYAHVAEQPAGADSFSYVSGFILATAMIQLVGWGVAALAKRYEKTNATRKTLGAGAIATGVAAVASAF, from the coding sequence ATGCGATTCACCAAAGCTCAATTTCTATTACTCACCGCAGGCCTGGGCGCCTCCATGGCCGCCGTCGCCCATCCGGGTCACGGCGTCGTCGGCGGATTTTTCTCTGGATTGACTCACCCCATGTTCGGCCTGGATCACCTTGTCGCCATGCTGGGCGTGGGCTTCCTGGCCTGGAAAACCGGCCAGAAAGCGCGTCTGTTGCTGGCGTTTCTGGGCGCCATGTTGACTGGCGGTTTGCTGGCTGCCTCAAGCGTGAGCCTGCCCATTCCTGAAGCCATGATCACAGCTTCTTTGTTCGTACTTGGCGCTGCGCTGCTGGTGGCGGGAAACAGCCGCATGCTGACTCTGGCGGCGGCTCCGCTGGTCGCTTTGTTTGCAATTTTCCATGGCTACGCCCACGTTGCGGAACAGCCTGCCGGCGCAGATTCTTTCAGCTACGTCAGCGGATTCATTCTGGCGACAGCGATGATTCAGCTGGTTGGTTGGGGCGTCGCGGCGCTGGCCAAACGTTATGAAAAAACCAACGCCACCCGCAAAACCCTTGGCGCTGGCGCGATCGCCACAGGCGTCGCCGCGGTCGCTTCCGCTTTCTGA
- the pdxH gene encoding pyridoxamine 5'-phosphate oxidase — MKLDDIRREYLYSGLSRKDLADDPIVQFKNWLQMAIDADLNADPTAMSLATVNAQGVPSQRIVLLKNLDASGFVFYTNLGSRKAQNIAENANVSLHFAWLPMERQICVTGVAEKLSIAEATRYFLSRPHESQVAAWASQQSQAIGSRVLLEQAFEQMKNRFKQGEVPLPSFWGGYRVRPVTIEFWQGRANRLHDRFIYKKVGESWEVERLQP, encoded by the coding sequence ATGAAACTAGACGACATCAGACGCGAGTACCTCTATTCCGGCCTGTCCCGCAAAGACCTGGCCGACGACCCCATTGTTCAATTCAAAAACTGGTTGCAGATGGCGATCGACGCCGACCTGAACGCCGACCCCACCGCCATGTCCCTGGCGACGGTCAACGCGCAGGGCGTTCCCAGCCAGCGCATCGTATTGCTGAAAAACCTGGATGCCTCCGGATTCGTGTTCTACACCAACCTGGGCAGCCGCAAGGCGCAGAATATCGCGGAAAACGCCAACGTCAGCCTGCATTTCGCGTGGTTGCCGATGGAGCGTCAAATCTGCGTCACTGGCGTGGCGGAGAAGCTTTCCATTGCGGAAGCCACCCGCTATTTTCTGAGCCGTCCTCATGAATCCCAGGTCGCCGCCTGGGCGTCGCAGCAAAGCCAGGCGATAGGCTCGCGTGTATTGCTGGAACAGGCGTTCGAGCAGATGAAAAACCGCTTTAAGCAAGGCGAAGTGCCACTGCCCTCATTTTGGGGCGGTTATCGGGTAAGACCAGTGACGATTGAATTCTGGCAAGGCCGCGCAAACCGTTTGCACGATCGCTTTATATATAAGAAGGTCGGAGAGAGTTGGGAAGTTGAAAGACTGCAGCCATAA